One window from the genome of Cyclobacterium amurskyense encodes:
- the araA gene encoding L-arabinose isomerase — MQLKQKVVWLVTGSQHLYGQDILKEVADHSLSISEYFNQENNIAVRVAFKAVVTTQEEILQVFLEANRSEDCVGVMAWMHTFSPAKMWINGLKVLSKPLLHLHTQYGERIPWESIDMDYMNLHQSAHGDREFGFICTRMKIPRKVVVGHWKDIELHKEIDHWCRAACGWNDLQGAKFVRFGDNMRQVAVTEGDKVEAQMKFGFAVNTHGVGDLVEVINKVSEAEIAQLIETYVSSYSLSEDLKKGGEKHASLVEAAKIELGLKHFLEHGGFKGFTNTFEDLHGMSQLPGLPVQRLMNAGYGYAGEGDWKTMALVRAMKVMGTGLPGGNAFMEDYTYDFKEQGGLVLGAHMLEVDECLAEGPIRCEIHPLGIGGKEDPVRLVFDAKACSALNASLIDLGNKYRMVVNKVEAVSSPNALPKLPVARTIWRPLPDFKSASTAWILAGGAHHTCFSQNLSTQVIEDFCEMAGIECVVIDENTNLRSFKTYLKGLDL; from the coding sequence CCTATATGGCCAAGATATTTTAAAGGAAGTAGCTGATCATTCGCTGTCCATTAGTGAATATTTTAACCAAGAAAATAACATTGCTGTTAGGGTAGCGTTCAAAGCAGTTGTGACTACCCAGGAAGAAATTCTACAGGTTTTTTTGGAGGCAAATAGGAGTGAGGATTGTGTTGGGGTAATGGCTTGGATGCATACTTTTTCTCCTGCAAAAATGTGGATTAATGGATTGAAGGTACTCAGTAAGCCTTTGCTGCATTTGCATACTCAATATGGGGAGCGTATTCCTTGGGAATCCATAGATATGGATTATATGAATCTGCATCAAAGTGCTCATGGTGATAGGGAGTTTGGTTTTATCTGTACCAGAATGAAAATACCGAGAAAGGTGGTAGTCGGTCATTGGAAAGATATTGAGCTACATAAAGAAATTGACCATTGGTGCAGGGCTGCCTGCGGATGGAATGACTTGCAAGGAGCTAAATTTGTGAGGTTTGGTGATAATATGCGCCAGGTGGCTGTGACTGAAGGGGACAAGGTAGAAGCACAGATGAAGTTTGGTTTTGCTGTTAATACCCATGGAGTAGGAGATTTGGTGGAGGTGATAAATAAAGTGAGTGAGGCTGAAATAGCCCAACTGATAGAAACCTATGTCAGTTCCTATAGTTTGTCAGAGGACTTAAAAAAGGGAGGGGAAAAGCATGCTTCTCTAGTGGAGGCGGCAAAAATAGAGTTAGGCTTAAAGCATTTTTTGGAACATGGAGGTTTTAAAGGCTTTACCAATACTTTTGAAGACCTTCACGGAATGAGTCAATTGCCAGGCTTGCCTGTTCAGAGGCTTATGAATGCAGGCTATGGCTATGCAGGGGAAGGTGATTGGAAGACCATGGCCCTGGTGCGTGCGATGAAGGTCATGGGAACAGGACTGCCAGGAGGCAATGCGTTTATGGAGGATTATACTTATGATTTTAAAGAACAAGGTGGTTTGGTATTGGGCGCTCACATGCTGGAAGTAGACGAGTGCCTTGCAGAAGGGCCCATTCGTTGTGAAATCCATCCATTAGGAATAGGTGGCAAAGAAGACCCCGTTAGACTTGTGTTTGATGCCAAGGCATGTTCAGCACTGAATGCGTCACTTATCGATCTGGGTAATAAATATAGAATGGTGGTAAATAAAGTAGAAGCCGTTAGTTCACCTAATGCCTTGCCCAAATTACCTGTGGCAAGAACCATTTGGCGACCCCTTCCAGATTTTAAAAGTGCCAGTACAGCTTGGATACTTGCAGGAGGCGCACATCATACTTGTTTTAGCCAAAACTTAAGTACCCAAGTTATAGAGGATTTTTGTGAAATGGCTGGAATTGAATGTGTAGTAATAGATGAAAATACAAATCTCAGAAGTTTTAAGACCTATCTTAAAGGTTTGGACCTGTAG
- a CDS encoding universal stress protein translates to MNRLVVLIDFSPYTPTLLKLACNWQKTFDLDLVFIHKLDGLAPTISNTKGSDQIIEFNKKEAEKTFSNTLKENNLAPIGEKTSFEAISIQLLHYLEDFLKPNDLLLLGLKGTGFLKRLLIGSTATTIIDQLNQTVIAVPQTIEETVPIKLALSCQEKHPLNEQALESILVTIGQKIKEIELLTVIEDKAELARGKEYLEQLKSKLEDRFEVQINIYENKDAFTEIKKRFSKRLDDFIVLQKGSRHLNDKLFRNFFINDLIHDGNTPLIILPTTD, encoded by the coding sequence ATGAACAGATTAGTCGTATTAATAGATTTTTCTCCGTATACACCCACTCTTTTAAAACTGGCTTGTAACTGGCAGAAAACATTTGATTTAGACTTGGTTTTTATCCATAAGTTGGATGGCCTGGCTCCTACCATTTCTAATACCAAGGGAAGTGATCAAATCATTGAGTTCAATAAAAAGGAAGCCGAAAAGACCTTTTCGAATACCTTGAAAGAAAATAATCTAGCTCCTATCGGTGAAAAAACAAGTTTTGAAGCTATTTCTATTCAACTGCTCCATTATTTGGAAGATTTTCTTAAGCCTAATGACCTTCTACTTTTAGGTTTAAAAGGTACGGGGTTTTTAAAGCGATTATTAATAGGAAGTACAGCAACCACTATTATTGATCAACTCAACCAAACTGTAATTGCGGTTCCTCAAACAATAGAAGAAACAGTGCCAATTAAATTGGCACTTTCATGTCAGGAAAAACACCCTTTGAACGAACAAGCACTAGAATCCATTTTAGTGACTATTGGGCAGAAAATAAAAGAGATCGAATTATTAACCGTAATTGAAGACAAAGCAGAATTGGCTCGAGGTAAGGAATACCTGGAACAATTGAAGTCTAAATTGGAAGATCGTTTTGAGGTTCAAATAAATATTTACGAGAATAAAGATGCTTTCACTGAAATCAAAAAAAGATTTAGTAAACGCCTTGATGACTTTATTGTCCTGCAAAAAGGTTCACGCCATCTAAATGACAAGTTATTCAGGAATTTTTTCATCAATGACCTAATACATGATGGCAATACTCCTTTGATTATTTTGCCAACAACGGATTAG